The nucleotide window attctacaaccgatgccgaaaccaaccaaaccatgtccgattgaccccgaatttttcacacaagtcacattcaacactacagagttatccaacttttggaatcggattccgaccctgatatcaaaatttcactattgatccgaaaacttcaaaaattcaactttcggcctttcaagcctaaataagctacagacctccaaaacacaatccgagcaagcccctaaacccaaaatcacccaacggagctaatggaaacGATGAAATTCCATtttgaggtcgtcttcacactgctccggctacggtccaaattctaaagcttaagctctcatttagggactaagtgttccaaaacacTTCGAAACACCAAATGAATCCTTCCGgtaactcacaatagcagaaataaatatggggaaagtagttaatagagGATCGAGGTGTTAATTctaaaaatgaccggccgggtcattacagtgaTACCCACAATGAGGGAAACGAGGCCACACTAGTCCACGGCAGGCAGTATTTACAGCATGTTCGGGAGGCGACTCCTGATGATGCTAAAGAAGAGCACGTCGTCGAAGCGGTAAGGGTTTTGCAGGAGCAACAAGAGGCCATATTAGGTCATCTCACATGGCAGGATAAGGTTATGATATGCATTATCGGGTTCTTCCAGTAACGCGAATAGACGAGGTCCAGTTCTTCCCGGTGCCCCCATAAATTAAACAACGTAGAAGGTCGATAAAAACACTCCGAGGGGTGAGGTCAGCTTCGATGGGGCTGGGGAGTGGATCCGGTCACAACAATGACAAAGATCCCTTCAAAAATAAACTCATACGGTTTTTGAGGGAAGTCAacgcccgcatggaccaaatTCCGAGTGCACCACCAGTGCTGAAGGGAtggactcaaagaagtataccCAATTGCCATACAAACCAAGTGCGGCACTAGAATTGATCCCGAAACGATTTAAAATGCTCGACgtgccaaaatatgatgggactttaAATCCTCAGAAgcatatcaccacctatacaacggcGGTGAAGGGGAATGATTTAGCTCCCCATGAGATTGAAGCAATTTTGCTGAAAAAATTTGGAGAGACTCTCACTAAAGGATCCTTGACGTGGTATTCGATTTTTCCTGAGCATTCCATAGACTCCTTCGAGATGCTCGTGGATTCTTTCATTAAAGCCCATGTCGAGGAAAAAAAGGTACATGACTGAAAGGCCGATATATTCaggattgcacaaggagagtccgaGTTGCTGTGAGAGTTTGCAACCCAATTTCAGAAGGAAAGGATATTGCTACCGGCCGTtccggatgaatgggcagctgaagcattcaccaagggtTTCAATCCGAGGAGTTCTCATGCCTCCCGAAAGTTGAAAGAAAGCTTGCTCGAGTTCCAAGCGACAACTTGGGCGGATGTTCACAACCGgaacgagtcaaagataaggactGAGGATGATCAGCTCGGTTTCCCGATGTAGATTAAGGGTAGgagaagaataaaaaaataaagacgATTTTGACACCAATAGACGGTTTTTGAAGAGCCAATTTTGCCATATGAACGGGCCGAAGGACGTGGCAAAGGTTTTTGGTCGGCAGACAGGTTCGTTACTGATAGAAGAACTAATCATGGCCTGAATAACACGTCGTTACAGGACAAGGAAACGTCAGGTTCTCGAGATTCTTCCTACCCCAGACTTAcataatataacttcaacatcagtGTAGTAGAGTTGATGTCGGCTATGAAGAAAACTAAAGAAGCACGGTTTCCAAAGTCAATGAGATTCAATCCCAGTCGgagggatcctaatttgtggtgCAAATACCATCGGACAAACGGTCACTGGATCAGTGACTGCTGGCATCTGCGCGAAGAGGTGGCAACACTGCTGAAAAATGGCCATCTTAGGGAATTTTTAAGTAACCGGGCTAAAAATAATTATGGTCGCAATCGTGAAAACACGGAGCCCTTAAAAGCAAGAGAAGATCCCTCCATGATTTTTGAGGGAAACAAGATTAGTAGGGTTACATTATCGGCGGCAAAAAAGACGAATGTATCAGTAATCCATATCAAGAGGCTTCGGGAAGTCGCTGAAGATgacatcactttcacggaggaagacgCAGATGGATTGTTGCTACCGCACAACGACGCATTGATAATCTCTttaaatgtattagattttaaaatcaaacgtgTTCCGGtagatccaggaagttcggccaCTATTAAACAATGCAGGGTATTGGAGTAAGCCAAGCTCACCGGAACCATCATTCCGGCCACAAAACTCTTCATGGGTTTAACCTAGCAAGggtgacaacccgaggagagatcctGCTACCCAAAATGCCGAAGGGGTGATGCAGACGACCCTTTTCGAGGTGATGGATGGTTTTATGGGCTACAACATTAGCCTGGGaagaccatggttgcacgagatgacgGTTGTACCATCGACGTATCCCGGTTGCTGAAATTCCCAATTCCCGaggaaattaaacaaataaaaggcaATCAAGTGGCGGCaggggagatgaatgcaattttggtctccagtagcaaagggaaagaGCATGCGgtatagcaattacaggaaccggcgCCTGCTCCTGAGTTAAGCGAAGTCAAGCAGGGGGAAGAGGCGTCAGAATCTTATCAGGAGCCATGGTATTTCCAGGTACCAAAAGAGACAAACGCAACAAAATCTGCAGCGGAAGAGCTTTAGAAAGTCACATTATTCAAAAAGTTCTCGGAGAGTAAATTCCACCTGGGACAAGACTACACCCCGAACTAAGGTCTcgatttattgaatttcttaaatttaacgtCGATTATTTTGCgtggtcgcatgcggatatgacaggaatcccgcCGGAAGTGGCTGtacacaagctaagcttggatccTAACATCTCTTCGGTAAGACAGAAAAAATGTCCTATCACCGAGGCCagaaataaattcgtcaaagaagaggtaactcgcctacttgatatcggttcaatccgagaggtaaagtatacGGACTATCTAGCCAACATAGTAGTAGTtcccaagaaaaataataaattttacatgtgcaTAGACTATAAGTACTTAAATAAGGCGTGCACAAAGGACTCGTTCCCGTTGCggaacattgatcaaatgattgatgcaacggccgggcatgagttaatgagtttactcgatgcttactccgggtacaactaaattaagatgaacccgaaGAATTGGGAAAAAACTTTATTTATAACGAATTTCAggacatattgctataatgtgatgcctttcgggctaaagAATGCTGGATCCACTTATCAGCGGCTCGAAAACAAAATCtttgaaaagcaaatagggaAAACCATGAAAGTTTATTTAGACGATATGCTTGTTAAGTCTATGAatgcaggtgatcatcttaaacacttGCAAGAAACTTTTAATATactaaggaagcataacatgaagcttaaccccgagaagtgtgtgTTCTAGGGCAGCTCCATCAAGTTTCTGGGATTCCTGGTATCACAAAGGGGGATTGaggttaaccccgataaaatcaaagccatcgaggacaTCCCGGACCATCTATCGAGCGTAAAAGAGGTTTCAAAGGCTCATGGGTAGATTGgccgctttgagcaggttcatttcccggtcttaatagaaatgccatcatttcttctcgttactcaaaaagaagaacaacttcaaaTGGATCCCGAAATGTCAGCAGGCTTTGagggatttgaaaaggtatttgtcAAGTCCTCGCTATTATTGAAAACGGAGGAAGGCGAAAAACTACTAATCTACCTAGCAGTCTCGGAGGTACGGGTGAGcgctgttttagtccgtgaggaagaaggtacgcaatctcctatttattatgttagtagaattATAACGGGAGCAGAAACACGCTAACCACATTTGGATAAGCTGGACATAGccctcgtagtcgccgctcgaaagCTAAGGCCTTATTTCTAATGTCACCCGATAGTTATGGTGACCACCTTTCTCCTGCAAAATATCCTTCATAAACCCGAGCTTTCAGGtaggctggccaaatgggccatcgaaatgAGTAAATTTGGcatagaatataaacctaggactgcaattaagtcacaagttttggccgactctgtggccgattttagtccaagattgttacctttggaaaccaaagaagcagtgatggtttcagaatcgacatcaggagtttggaccctATTTACTGATGGAGCTTCCAGTGTAAAAGGGTCCGAGCTCGGCATAGTATTAACCACGccttcgggagaaaccctaaggcaggccataaGAATAGTTCCTTTGACTAACAATAAAgcggagtatgaagctttgattgtagggctcgaattggcccggggactAGATTATGAGGTCAcagaaatcaaatgcgactcccaGCTAAAgttgtccaacgggacgggccgTCCCGATCCCGTCCCGTCCCACTTCAATTTAAACGGGATGGACCAATGTTAAACGGgtcacgggatgggacgggacggccatttctcccatttgtccCGTCCCGTTTCGTCCCGTCCCGCTTGTCCCGCTTGGATTTGTTTTTTGAAATCTAGACGTTGGGCAatgacttaaattgcaaaaatagtcgttGCCAACGTTAAAAATGGCCAaaatgacccccccccccctcccaacCTTTTAATATAActcctaagtttattaaattacactttggacctattttctactataaatacccccatccttctttattttttttccaacaaaaaatcaatcttctctctcaaatctcttacattctaATATTCTATCTATATTGTTCTCTCAATTTTGTTACTATAAAGTATCAACTATCaagtgataactttcaagtttcaaataTTTGGGCAAATTGTTGGAGaaactttcaagcttcaaattaattcgccaagtatttggagcaatattttgggcaatttcttcaagtttcaatatttaatcacggtgcactcgttccatctcctaattttaatatataatttttgcgtaTTCTGTTAgtgtttaatttttgtgtttactttacgtattctattttcgtatttcatttgtgtgtttaatttttgtgttagcttttttaatttaatttcttatttaaattatggaacctaaaaatgtatttggcatgtttaaaaaaagtagtaaaaaaATAGTATaggtgaaagtagtagtaatcctaatcctaATCTTAACCCTTCTCCTAGAATTAGAAAACATATAAatgaaatgactcatgttgatgaaacttcatttttCCAACCCCCAATATTTTATGATGTTAATGTCGGAGAACAactagatcatgaaactttacaaagacaatttggcaatgatatttttttctgaggacgaagaaaatgaggatgaagaaaataaggaagaagaatTAGATAAAACACTCACTAGTCCCGCAACACAAGCTCCAACTCAGAGTCAATCTCGGTCTGGAGCTTTACCCCCCGGTAAGGGGTAAGCTTAAGGCTGAACGTCCCAAGACATCACTTGTATGAAAATTTTTTACACATGATAAAGTCAATCATCGTGCTATATGTGAAAAATGTAAGCAACAATTTGCACACACAAAAAGTGGTGGGACGGAGGGTTTAACTAGACACTTAAAAAAGGATCACAAATCTTCATGGATACAAGCTAACATAGAAGCCGGAAAAATTATAGATCCTACCACCGGTACTGGCACTCCTAGTGGTTCTGGTTCTAATCAAATTCAACAACTTGACCCTGCTTCTGGTCATGTTTTACGCCCCTATAACAAAGATAGAGATCGTGAGAACTAAGCCAAAATGGTGGTTGTCTGTGGCTTACCTTTTACTTTTCCTTCTCACCCTccttttgtgcattatatacaagaaaTTTATAACCCTtcttttcaaggttttcctaagaccacggttagaaatgatgtttttaaatttcaaaccaaatatcttcagtatattcgttgtgtatttttttcacttagattgtaaagtgtttatcacatctgatataggtcgtagtcctaatggttgtgattatttaaatGTTATATGTCAATGGATTGATCATCACTAGaacatgcaaaaacgtattattggttataaatttgttgattcaaaacacactggaacatatattgcaactactgttctacaaatacttggtttttatggactcattgataaagttttaactatcaccttTGATAATGCTTCTGCTAACATAACCGCAGCAAATAGCTTAAAATCTAGACTTTGTCCAATTAATCTagaaatttttcatgttagatgtgcatgccatatttttaacttggttgtaaaagatggtcttaatttattttctgatacttgtagtaaaatacaacatgcttgtGCCTGTATTTTTCGTGCTAATAAAGCGAGTAGAATTCATGAATTTGCTCAACAATGTTCTAGTGCTAACCTTTCAGTtagaaaagttccaaaagatgtttgtactaggtggaattctacttatgaaatGTTTAAAGTTGCTTATGATTATCAGTTGCCTATCCAAAAggtatttaatatgcataatggtaTCCCCGTTGATCAAATTGTTGATTCTGATTGGGATGAGATCAAAGAGCTtactaaatttttagaaaaaatttattatgctacaaaataattttctggtatatattatcctactgttacacaaatattatggtatatttgtagAATTTCTAttgtatttggtaagtataaaacaaatccaacttatgcaccgaccattaatgaaatgatttcaaaatttaaaaagtatttttttcctatcaccgaagtttatttaatttctactctaCTTAAACATCTTTAAAACTAAGAGATGCAAAGGGACTTGTtagtaaaatttatgagaatttagcaattcaagaaaatgaacaaactctcgaagactgccaagctagcatatattcttatgctagatcaatgtttgataaatatctATGAAAACAACAGGTTGTGAAACTGCTCCTTCGACTTCTAAGTCTAGAGCAGAAGTTTtatgggaagatatggatgatataataggttttgattcctctattgatgatgaacttgattcttatcttaatcaaggattggaaagtattaaagacgaagaaggcaaGGAACAACTTTTTTCATGGTGGAGGGAACGTGGCAaggcttttccaacactttcaataatGGCCCAAGATATCAGTAGCATCGAAGAGTGCTTTTAAGGCGGCAAAATTTCAAATTGGAGATCATAGACATGTATTAGCGGAGGACAGTCtagagatttccgtattattcagagattggattaatttagaaagaagaaatcttaattttgaaaaactaaccactagggaagaagaagaagaagaagaagaatacaatgagatatgtagcactgggagcgatgacggcatggagctcatggaacatcaatcaacattgtcaATTCCATCACAATGTCCGAGACATATTATTGATAAGTTACAAAGAagctatataggagcttacaaatattagtatgataatttgtaattggctactaagaggcctagttcaaatagaacccttcctagaaggtggctgcgtagattaggtgctcttcaaaagaattatatttgtatttgagatttgaaagttttattaataaaataaaaggctccaagcgctgaattttttttatgaattgtcttaattacttaatactttaaaattatattaaataaattataactctattataaatttataattactagaatattttattacaagtattttattttaatattttataattctttacttagttttctaattttcgttttaacatttaagtttattaaataagtcaaaaatctaGCCGTTGCGAACTTTAAAAACATAGTAATTTTCAAAAAACtagacattttttttaaaaaaaaactacacTTAAGGCCCACGAACCCGTCCCGTTCCGTCCCGTTTCATCCCATTTgctagcgggacgggatgggccgACCGTTTCGTCCCATTTGTCCCGTTCCATTTCATCCCATCCCGCTTAAATATCGTCTCGTCGCGTTAATTTTgtctcgtcccgtcccgtcctGTTGGACAGCCATTCTCCCAACTGGTGGTAGATTAGGTCTATGGGATCTTTGAAGACAAAGAGGAAGCATGCAGCAATATGGAGTGAAGGTTCAGGCTTTGCTTGCTCGATTCCGAGAGTGATCAATTATGCATATCCtgagggaagaaaatgcagaagtaGACGTATTAGCTAACCTTGGCTTGTCAACATAAAAAAAAAGGGATCAGACTCCGGTACAGTCATACAGCTTATGCACTCGGTTCTGGATGCATATAGCTACTACAAGGTAAACATAGCTAATTTGGTTTGGGAATGGAGGAACGAGATTATTCATTACCTTAAGCACAGAAAGTTGCTTGAAGATCCCGAGGCATCCTGGCGGCTACACGCTAAAGTAGCGCGGTATAGTTTCAAAGGAGGCCAATTGTATAGGAATTCTTTCCAAGGCTCACtggcccgatgtttgggagcCTCTGAAGCTAATTATGTTAggcgagaagtccacgaagggatctATGGAAATCATTCGGGCCCAGATTCCTTAGTACTAAAATTGGTAAGGGCAGGATACTATTAGCTCTAAATGAAATAAAATGCCAAAGCTtttgttcaaaaatgtgataagtgtcaacgctACGCGCTGTTAGTACATCAACCAGCAGAACCATTGCACTCAATTTTGTCTCTATGGTTGTtacatgaagtggggaatggatatcgtcggaccaCTATCGCCGGCCCCTActaaggtaaggtttcttttgattttagctgactatttttctaaatgggttgaagcaggtccttatcagaagatggGTGAACGtgaagtggtggatttcttgtgggagaacataatttgcagatttgggataccaaaagagatagcctgcTAGCCCACGCCATAATTTATAGGCGCAAAGGTCACGaagttccttgaagacttgaaaatcaagaGGATCACATCTTTGCCCTATCATCCAAGCTCAAATGGTCAAGTAGAATCAgcgaacaaagtgattatacaaaatcccaaaaagagattggaaggaACTAAAGGCAAATATCCTGAGGAGCTACCCGGTGTATTATGGGCgtaccgaacaacggccaaatcgaGCACGGGAGAGACTCTTTTCTCCCTTGTGTACAGAGAAGAACCCCTGTCCCGGTGGAAGTAGAGGAGCCTACCTTGAGATACTTTCGGGAAAATGAAGAAGCAAACAATAAAGCAATGTTGGTCAATTTGGAGCTGCTTGATGAATgcagagaatagaaagatattacaattgaAGAGCCaatctccgttatttcaaagtggaagacttggttttaaggaaagtaacttAAAGCACCCGGGAACTCAATGCatggaagctaggtccaacataggaaggcccctaccgggtttcagctatcaccgggaaaggatcatacgagttggagaatcaagatggagaaaagttgtcaagcaattggaacatggcacacctcaagagatacTATTGCTAATGAACTTCAtatgtactgaaagtatgtgctgcctTTTTTTCCCTTCGTCCAATTTTTGTGccaattggatttttctggcaaagtttttaatgaggGACCAAcgaaaagcatactacgaaggaagtTTCAACAATAGCAATAAGTCCTTTTAATAACAAGGCACACAAGCGAAGAACTGCTCTAGagcggttagataatcttttgctcggTAGCAAGTTCCTACCGGGAAGTTAAGTTTTCTATCGAACAAAGATTATCCGACCGTTCACAAGTGCAAGCCACTAGGGGATTACTAatagtctttggctcgatagcataaattcctaaagGAAGTGAAGTTTGTTACCGAACTGAAGATTATTAATCAATTCATTAGTGAAATCCTTGAAGGTGTAAAACTTCTAGTGTTCAAACAAGCATTCTCcgcattcgaacactagggggaatgatatgaggatacggcaAACTGGCGCTTCTACCGGAATACGAAACCTGAAAGCATAGTTATATCATCAGGACTGGGGCACAGAAACAAGTTTTAAaagttagccacaagaaatggcaatttctttttagcacaacgaatgcttatgtacttttgaaatgGGAAAAATAAAGTGaagtccttttatttctatcttgcTTCTTATCGGAATGATGaattaattttgtcatttaaaagttaaacaagtacttcaaatattCGTGTAGTAAAGAACacgagacgtcctcttcaagagcaccgtaaatataagaGGGTCCTCTCTTATGAAAATCCTCACGATAAAGGGTTGATTTTGGAAGAACTATTGACCGAAATTCAAATGCTTTTGGGAAAAAATACAACCAAAGCATTGCATGATCAGACGCAAACAGTAAAACTTGTGCGAAATAGTTAAACGAAAAAGGACGCAAAGATTAAACTTGCATAAATATTAAAAGGAAAGTACGTAGAAAGGAAAACTTATCCAATACTTGAGcaaaatgtatttttatttataatgaaTGTGGCAAACAGCACAAgtacaaaagttggaaaaaaaatcaaaagctaAGTTACTGCATCTCCGGAACCCAGAGGAAGAGAAGTATCCACTCCCCCAGGAGAAGTGGGTAGATCCGTCGCCGGTTCGATGTCTTATCCTTCATCATTTTGACCTTCAAAATTATTGCCTTTCGGTTCCTCTTCAGTTCCCCAGAATTCGGAAGCAGAACCAGAAGAATCGGAAGCATCGGGCCTGGCTCGAAGACCCCTTTTAGCAGTTGACTCTAGCTCACGGGCTTTAGCAATTTTGtgatcaaagtcaatgacacccgctttggcctcttccaaggtttttctcatCATGTTGTACATAACATATGCTTTTTCAACAACTAGGGAGGCCGCTTGGCATTTGAGTTCTTCTTTAAGTTGGTCAACCTTGACAAAGAGATTTTCCCACGCGGATATAATGGACTGGAGGCTAACATCAAGATCTCGGTCAATGGAGCTAAAAGTCTATTATGCTCAATGATCTTCTCATACTTCTCCTCCAATTGGGAATATTTCACCCCGGCAGCAGTAAGCTCCTCAGTTTGGGAGTTCAAGGTTGCCTCCAAATTATTTaatctttcagcggaggcagcctcgCGATAGGATGCAGCAAGAACGGCACTATGAACTTTATCCCATTTGGCCCTATCCTCTTCAAATTGAACCCTGAGCGGGGAGATCACTTTGCTAAAGGTCTCTACTTATTGCTCGTTTTTCTACACCCGAGCCTCCAACACAATATCCTCAACAACTTTAGCTTCCAGTTTTGAGAGGCGAGCAGCAGTTTGGTCCCGCTCGGCCAAAAATTAATCCCCTTCGGAGGTAAGTTCCTCTTTATCTCGAATCAAACTTTGGAGTCCCTCGGAAGCAAGAAAATTGGTCTGCAAAACAAAAAGGCAAACTCAAAATACTATTTTATCAAATAGAAGAGATAATGAAGGAAACGAAGAATATATCATTGCGGCATTATACATAGCATTATTCAACAAATACTCTCACGAGAGAGCTTGTTTCTCTTCCctatctttttctgaagccaaaggcttcagatagttagcaagttcTACCAGCCAGGACAATAGATTTCATTTGTTAGAGACTGAGAGAGTAATGCTCCTCCTCCTTTGCGGATCTTTTGAGAGAGCGGCGTAATTTGCCCCAAGCTCCCATGAATTGGGGACTAGGGGAGAGGAAAATCATCTTCTCAGACAAATGCGGCTGCTggaaatgatgtagcagttgctagTGGTAAAGGAAGAGTTGGTGAAGAATGAGATGAAGCTGATAGCGTTGAAAGATGAGAAATGATTGCAGCAAACgcagtgctggttgttggttgctcGTCAACCAAAGACGGCAGGGATCCTGTACTCAGCCTCACGGTACTGGGCACTGTGACTAGGATTCGGAAATGGGATTTGGCATTTTCCACCATATCAAACTCCCCTCAGAGCGCTGAGGCAtcatcctcggttggtgtaactaactcaagAAATTGAGCAGTCTATTGAGTTGTGGAAGGTCGtcatcttctatgtagagaagcccccTCCTCGATGGCTTCCCCATCATTGTCAATCATCACGGTGTCTATGGCCAGCTGGGATAGGGGGCTCATCACCTCAACTTCCGGATATGACTAGGGAGTGGCATTCTTCGCCCTCTTATTATTTCGTCCAACCGCAGAGGAACGTCTTTTCATTGGTTGTTTGTTCTCCAGCCAGGGGCTCCGAGAAGAATCACTCGCACCAGAAGTAAGCCCGAAGACACCTGTCTGTATAAAAGCCTCCTGCAACAGCCTCACCCCATCAATAGGATTAGCCAAAACGTCTTCCTCGAGGATGACAACTGAGCCCTGGCGTAGACCTGAATTCAATAAAAGAGAAGGGTCAAACAACTTGCTTATATGAAAAGGTAAAAAGAAGATGAGTTCGACTTatccatgatttttggccttccacctgtATTTGAGGGACAGTTCTTTTCATGTACGGGTTTCGGGCGTAGTAACGTCCAAACTTTTCTggacccactggtccaagccttcaaccctagGTGGAACCCACCGTGTCGCTGAAATAAGTAAAAGAA belongs to Nicotiana tabacum cultivar K326 chromosome 6, ASM71507v2, whole genome shotgun sequence and includes:
- the LOC142181552 gene encoding uncharacterized protein LOC142181552 — its product is MKKTKEARFPKSMRFNPSRRDPNLWCKYHRTNGHWISDCWHLREEVATLLKNGHLREFLSNRAKNNYGRNRENTEPLKAREDPSMIFEGNKISRVTLSAAKKTNVSVIHIKRLREVAEDDITFTEEDADGLLLPHNDALIISLNVLDFKIKRVPVDPGSSATIKQCRVLE